The stretch of DNA TTGGTGTCCAACCTGCTCATGAAGTCCAATGGCGACATCTCGTCCTTCTGGGCAGCATGGTGTCGGCTCTTCTGCTTCTCGCCCCTCTCCGGCTGCTGCTGTATGGGAGACCCTTCGGCCCCTGAACCGTCCTGAGAATTCTGGTCGTCGGAGAGATGCAATTGGTCGGCCAGCACCGGGATGCAAAGGGACTTCTTGAGGAATATGGAGTCGTTTGTGTAGAGCCTGTTGGCTCGCTTGATCTGCTCCATCTGGAGACAAATGGCATTTATTTTGTGATTGGTCCAATTGACCCCCCCGAATACATTGACAAAGAGTGACAATTGGACCATTTGCCATTTCTTCTATGGGCATTTCGTGGGAATTTCCTGCAGTGCAGTTGTGTAAAGGGGAAGTGGTGGCTCGGAAAGAGGGATTTCTCAATCTCTGGCCACATCCCGGCCGACTGTCGGCTGCGCAGGGTGCGTCTAGTTTCCCTGCAACTTCCCCAGGAGGGGTCACTCAGCAAGGCTGCCCTTAGCTTAGCTGGGGATGTACCCAGTACCCTGCCAGCCTTACCCACTGCTAATCCCCCTGCCCATGTACCCAGTACCCTGCCAGCCTTACCCACTGCTAATCCCTCTGCCCATGTACCCTGCCAGCCTTACCCACTGCTAATCCCTCTGCCCATGTACCCAGTACCCTGCCAGCCTTACCCACTGCTAATCCCTCTACCCATGTACCCTGCCAGCCTTACCCACTGCTAATCCCTCTGCCCATGTACCCAGTACCCTGCCAGCCTTACCCACTGCTAATCCCTCTGCCCATGTACCCTGCCAACCTTACCCACTACTAATCCCTCTGCCCATGTACCCAGTACCCTGCCAGCCTTACCCACTGCTAATCCCTCTGCCCATGTACCCAGTACCCTGCCAGCCTTACCCACTGCTAATCCCTCTGCCCATGTACCCAGTACCCTGCCAGCCTTGCCCACTGCTAATGACTCTACCCATGTACCCGGCAGAGCTTCCCTCTTTGAAGACAGATTGTAGggaagagaggtgggagtctgggaggctggttagtaggagattgcagtaatctaagcgagaaaggataagggcatggattagtgttttagctgttacttgtgaaagaaaggggcgtatcttggcaatattgcagaggaaaaatggcagataaccccaaggcagcgtgcagaattaacagggttaacggtcatgccatcaatagtcatggtgaaaggaggagaagtgatatttaagaccaaaagaagaaataaggtctcctaaagagagagtgtacagggagaacagcaaagggccAAGCAAAGggccccacactgagctgaacccccacactgagctgagcccccacactaaGCAGAACCGGGGTAGGGGATtggttagtaagagcgacagagaaggagcggttagagagataggaagagaaccaggatgcagcctgatcccggatacccagagaatggagacTTTGTATAAGGACTGAATGTGCCCTGACAGTGTCGTGCACCAAATTCACCATATTTTCATTTCCCTTCATGTTTATCAGGCCCACCGGCTGTATCTGAACCCAATGCCTTCCTGATAACATCCTGGGGGGTTGGTTCTAGGGTGGGGCAGGTAAGGCATgtcccctgggggggggagtagaGAACTGTACAAAGGGCATATGAGACTAACAGCTGTTAGATATTACCAGTTATACACAAGGGGtctccagctgttgctaaactgcaactcccagcaccctacaCCCTATAATAGGAAGGTACCGTACTCACCGTGACGCCGTATCTGAGTGCCAAGCCCTGCAGTGTGTCCCCGGGCTGGACCTGGTGCTCCAGTTTGCGGATCCGGGCCGGTGAATAGGGCGACTGGACTAGGCTGCCATAGGAACGGGTCCTGGTTCCATGGAGAAGCCCAGAGTCTCTGTGCCCAGAGTTGGATGCCATGGCTTGTGAGCTCTAAAGGGCAAGTTAACTATACATTGTCTGACTGGGCAGAGGTGGAGGCAGAAGTGGAGGCAGAGATGGAGTCCCTGCAGCCCTCAGTCACATGCTGGGCTACTAATTCAATCAGACTGAAAGAAAAAGGGAGAATTCATTAGTATCACATGACAGCACTGACAGGGGTTTGCCCAAGGGGGTTGGGCTGGGCTAAAAGCTGCCCCAATACCCCCAGCACAGACCCACAGCCCTTCCAGCTGCCCAGCACAGGCAAGTACCCAATAATACACAGCTCACTGCTGGGCAGGGGTGACAGGAGCAAGGCATGCCGGGAGCAGTAGTGCAGCACAGGCTCTGCCCCAGGATTCGCGGCTCTCACGGAACTACAAGTCCCATAATGCCCGGACTCCGCCTCCTCCTCTCCGGAAATAAACTACATTTCCCGTAAGGCCGCAGAAAGGAGTACGGTGGCCGCGCAGGGTTACAGCTCTCAAAGGGGGCGCTACAGGCTGGGCTATGTCGTTTAAACGGGATGGGGATGATCTGAGCCAGCTGAACGTTCTAAAGGTACGGGGTGATACCCATACAGGGGAGGGGAGGGTGTCTGGGGGGGGAAGGGTAGGGTATGGTGTCTAGAGGTGGGGGGAAGGGTGGGGTAGGGAAAGGTAGGGtgcctgggggtggggggaagggtAGGGTGTCTGTGGGTGGGTGGGGTAGGGTGCCTGTGGGTGGGGGTAAGGAAGAGTAGGGTGCCTGGGGGTGGGGGTAAGGAAGAGTAGGGTGCCTGGGGGTGGGGGTAGGGAAGGGTAGGGCGCGTGGGGGTAGGGAAGGGTAGGGTGCCTGTGGGTGGGGGTAAGGAAGAGTAGGGTGCCTGGGGGTGGGGGTAAGGAAGGGTAGGGTGCCTGGGGGTGGGGGTAGGGAAGGGTAGGGCGCGTGGGGGTAGGGAAGGGTAGGGCGCGTGGGGGTAGGGAAGGGTAGGGCGCGTGGGGGTAAGGAAGAGTAGGGTGCCTGTGGGTGGGGGTAAGGAAGAGTAGGGTGCCTGTGGGTGGGGGTAAGGAAGAGTAGGGTGCCTGGGGGTGGGGGTAGGGAAGGGTAGGGTGCCTGGGGGTGGGGGTAGGGAAGGGTAGGGTGCCTGGGGGTGGGGGTAGGGAAGGGTAGGGCGCGTGGGGGTAGGGAAGGGTAGGGTGCGTGTGGGTGGGGGTAAGGAAGAGTAGGGTGCCTGTGGGTGGGGGTAAGGAAGAGTAGGGTGCCTGTGGGTGGGGGTAAGGAAGAGTAGGGTGCCTGTGGGTGGGGAAGGGTAAGGTGTCTGTGGTTTTGGTTTGGGGTGTGGGTAGGGTGCCTGTGGCAGAGTAGGGTGCAGTTGTAAGGGGGAAGGGTTAATTTAATATCCCATTTCCTGTCTCCCTACAGAAGAGGCGAGTGGCGGATCTGCTGGCCAGTTACATCCCGGAGGATGAGGCTTTGCTTCTTAAAAATGGCAGGTAAGGGTCTCTCCACTGATTGGTTCCCTCGGTGTGGGCCCCTGGGAGGGCTTGCTTCTATATACCCTTATATTCCGGGGCCCCTGCCTATCCCtctgtgtaactgtgttgtgtaTATAACAGCTACGCTTGCACCGTGTGCCATCACCGGCCCGTCTTCAGTACCATCGATATGTTGTCTGTGCACAGAAGCGGGAAGAAGCACTTAGCCGGTAAGTTACTGACTAGAAAAGAGATCCATTTCCTGTCTTATGACTTCATTTCCTCTCCAGATTTCTGACATAACGTCCTGTCTGGCATTTGCGGATCCGAAGACTTGCCTAGGGATGTTCCCCTGttgatttattaattatttatttttgtatttataacttCCTGTCTGACTTTGTGACTTAACTTCCTGTTATGACTTCATTTCCTGTATGCCATTTTAATGTGGAGCCTGTAGCTACTGGTCTCTGCCCCAATACCAGGTTTTATTCTGTCTCCTCCCCCAttatctttctatacaggccctcttctgttcatataccagtttctcattcattctgctgcctggttgctaaggtagtttgaaccctagcaaccacatagctgcggaaaactgcaaataataaaaaatgaagaccaattgcagattgtcttagaatattctctatatcatactaaaagttaactcaaaggtgaacatcccctttaatgactGGTCACATGTCTATAATACATATT from Xenopus tropicalis strain Nigerian chromosome 8, UCB_Xtro_10.0, whole genome shotgun sequence encodes:
- the lysmd1 gene encoding lysM and putative peptidoglycan-binding domain-containing protein 1, with protein sequence MASNSGHRDSGLLHGTRTRSYGSLVQSPYSPARIRKLEHQVQPGDTLQGLALRYGVTMEQIKRANRLYTNDSIFLKKSLCIPVLADQLHLSDDQNSQDGSGAEGSPIQQQPERGEKQKSRHHAAQKDEMSPLDFMSRLDTNIRVSKRAAVKKLREGESFTTEDEPTAGSAGGYQSPNRTPSSQSSPQTQQRSLLGPVPLTITTRASTIRDHEDEIFKL